In Harpia harpyja isolate bHarHar1 chromosome Z, bHarHar1 primary haplotype, whole genome shotgun sequence, a single window of DNA contains:
- the PDE12 gene encoding 2',5'-phosphodiesterase 12, which produces MWRRLRSALGRLRGSPGAGRLPAGRGAMERAVVRCVPSEPKLSLRFVLPDGSARHMQRDQTEPLGRALARIATNAAKGHAKAAKKSKKARAEGGPAGEDAAVAPAVRLFSRDGEAVAEEVPNAAAWQDGAVLQIGEARYRVERNPPALTELQLPRSLLAGFPVCPKVSAEFAAPQHCLFRWYREQRPAAGGEAAAGDGGPAWVEAAAERVFTPSNALVGLRLKLRCTPGDGAQRYGPPREVESSGPVEAGPGACTFDSRHLYTKKVCGEGSLRAVSYNILADVYAQTEFSRTVLYPYCAPYALELDYRQNLLKKELAGYSADLICLQEVDKAVFVDSLAPALDAFGLEGLFRIKEKQHEGLATFYRRDKFGLLSQHDVAFSEALRSDLLHRELCDKLAKYPLVQEKVLQRSSVLQVSVLQSTTDPSRKICVANTHLYWHPKGGNIRLIQIAVALSHIKHVACDLYPSIPIIFCGDFNSTPSSGTYSFINSGGIAEDHEDWVSNGEEERCNMPLSHPFKLLSACGEPAYTNYVGGFHGCLDYIFIDRNALEVEQVIPLPSHEEVTTHQALPSVSHPSDHIALICDLKWK; this is translated from the exons ATGTGGCGCAGGCTGCGCTCCGCCCTCGGGAGGCTCCGCGGCTCGCCCGGCGCCGGCCGCCTGCCCGCCGGCCGCGGCGCCATGGAGCGGGCCGTGGTGCGGTGCGTGCCGTCCGAGCCCAAGCTGAGCCTGCGGTTCGTGCTCCCCGACGGCAGCGCCAGGCACATGCAGCGGGACCAGACGGAGCCGCTGGGCCGGGCGCTGGCCCGCATCGCCACCAACGCCGCCAAGGGCCACGCCAAGGCGGCGAAGAAGAGCAAGAAGGCGCGGGCGgagggcggcccggcgggggaAGATGCGGCGGTGGCGCCGGCCGTGCGGCTCTTCTCCCGCGACGGGGAGGCGGTGGCCGAGGAGGTGCCGAACGCGGCGGCCTGGCAGGACGGCGCCGTGCTGCAGATCGGCGAGGCGCGGTACCGCGTGGAGCGCAACCCGCCGGCGCTCACCGAGCTCCAGCTGCCGCGCTCGCTGCTGGCCGGCTTCCCCGTCTGCCCCAAGGTGAGCGCCGAGTTCGCCGCGCCGCAGCACTGCCTCTTCCGCTGGTACCGCGAGCAGCGgcccgcggccggcggggaggcggcggcgggcgacgGCGGCCCGGCCTGGGTGGAGGCGGCGGCCGAGCGCGTCTTCACGCCCTCCAACGCGCTGGTGGGGCTGCGGCTGAAGCTGCGGTGCACGCCCGGGGACGGAGCGCAGCGCTACGGGCCGCCCCGCGAGGTGGAGAGTAGCGGCCCCGTGGAGGCCGGCCCCGGCGCCTGCACCTTCGACTCCCGGCACCTCTACACCAAGAAGGTCTGCGGCGAGGGCTCCCTGCGCGCCGTCTCCTACAACATCCTGGCCGACGTCTACGCCCAGACGGAGTTCTCCCGCACCGTGCTCTACCCCTACTGTGCCCCGTACGCCCTGGAGCTCGACTACCGGCAGAACCTCCTCAAGAAGGAGCTGGCGGGCTACAGCGCCGACCTCATCTGCTTGCAAGAAGTGGATAAGGCCGTCTTCGTGGACAGCTTGGCTCCAGCCCTAGACGCTTTTGGACTCGAAGGGCTCTTCAGGATCAAGGAGAAGCAGCACGAAGGCCTGGCCACTTTCTACCGCAGGGACAAGTTCGGCCTCCTTAGCCAGCACGACGTAGCTTTCAGCGAAGCCCTGCGCTCGGACTTGCTGCACAGAGAGTTGTGCGATAAGCTGGCCAAGTACCCCTTGGTGCAGGAGAAGGTGCTGCAGAGGTCATCTGTGCTGCAG gtttCAGTTCTTCAGTCTACAACTGATCCTTCCAGGAAGATTTGTGTAGCTAATACCCACCTATACTGGCACCCAAAAG GTGGGAACATCCGTCTCATCCAAATCGCCGTAGCCTTGTCTCACATCAAACACGTAGCATGTGACTTGTATCCTAGCATACCAATCATATTCTGTGGAGATTTTAATAGTACACCATCGTCTGGAACTTACAGTTTTATTAACAGCGGTGGCATTGCTGAAGATCATGAAGACTGGGTCTCAAATGGTGAAGAAGAAAGGTGCAATATGCCTCTAAGCCATCCTTTCAAACTGCTAAGTGCTTGTGGAGAACCTGCTTATACAAACTATGTTGGTGGGTTTCACGGATGTCTGGACTACATTTTCATTGACAGAAATGCTCTAGAGGTTGAACAGGTCATTCCATTGCCAAGTCATGAAGAAGTAACAACCCATCAGGCTTTGCCAAGTGTTTCACATCCTTCTGATCATATAGCACTAATATGCGACTTAAAGTGGAAATAG